The genomic region GTAATGTCGGCATCCTCGCCCCAGACCAGCGTTATGGGCACGTCGAGGCTGGCCAGTGTTTCCCCGAGGTCGTCTTCCGGGTCGAGGAAGCCGGAGACGAACGACGCCGGCGCGAACCGCGCGCCGGGCTGATGACCGCTCTGCCACTCGTAGTCGACAACGTCCTCGGTGAGGTTGTCCATGTCGTAGTAGCCGTGGTCGGCGTGGAAGTGGCGGATGGAGGGCTTCGAGACGGTGAGGTTGTAGATTGCCTCTCCGATGACAGGGGCGCGCAGCAGCGAGCGGAGCCAGACAGTACGATTACCCATCGAACTGTCCGTCGGGCAGACGAGGACGAGTTCCTTCACGTCGACCTCCTGTGCCGCGCTGGCTGCGTATGCCCCCGTCAGCGATGACGCAACGACGGTCGCGTCGGTGGAGTTATCGGCGGTAAAGTCCCGTACGAAGGCCGTATACAGCGAGGCCGAGTACAGCAGCGGCGGCCGGTCCGTGTGCCCGAATCCCGGCAGATCAGGGGCGATGACGTGGTAGTCCTCCGCCAGCGTGTCGAACACTGTGTGGAACTCGTGACTGCTGCCAGCGGCGTTGATGCCGTGAAACAGCACGAGGTCCGGGTCCGACGGGTCGCCAGCCTCGGTGTACGCAATGTTGAACCCGCGCCAGCGGTACGTCCCCTGTTCCCCGTCGAGCATCGGTTCGAACGCACCGGCCCGCGACTGCAGCACGCGGTTGGCAGCGGCTGTCGCACCGACCGCTCCGACGACCGTACCGAGCGCCTTGCGGAGTTTCATATTGGTGACTTGGAGCCCCGAGTATGTTATACATGCTGGACGAGCGTCAGATGCCTGTCGCTATCGGCGCGGATATAGCCGGGCGGGTGGCGGACCAGCACTCAGTCGCGACGCTCGTCCAGACACTCCCGGAGCGGCGCGAGAACCTCGTCAACGACGGTGTACGGGTCGGTGTGGCGCTCGATGACAGCGTCGACGTACTGTTCGATACCGCCGCGGCGGTCGAGTTCGCCGACCAGCAACTCGTTGGCGTCCTCCCGAAGCAGGGTTCGGATTTCGGCGGCGAATCGCTCCCGTGCCTGCCCCTCACGTCGGCCGGTTCGGTCCAGATACTCGCCGTGGTCGGCCAGCGCGTTCAGGAAGTCTTCGACGCCTTCGCCCCGGTTGGCAACCGTCTCCACGATAGGGGGGTCCCACGTCTCCGACTCGTCGTCCACATCATCGGCGTCGTCGGCAGGTGCGTCACCGTGGTCTGCAGCGAGTTCAGTCGCGCCGTGATGGCCGGAGTCCGGTCGTCCGCTCTGTCCCTGAAGCATCTCTCGGAGCTGCTGGACAGTCCGGTCGGCTCCGTCGAGGTCGGCCTTGTTGACGACGAACACGTCGCCGATTTCGAGGATACCGGCCTTGAGCATCTGCACGTCGTCGCCGCTCCCCGGCGGCACGAGGACGGCGACGGTGTCGGCGGTGCGGACGATGTCGACCTCGTTCTGTCCCGCGCCGACCGTCTCGACGATGATCTTGTCCTTGCCGAAGGCGTCCAGGGCGGTCACGGCGTCGGTCGTCGCCGTTGACAGGCCGCCCAGCGACCCCCGGGCCGACATCGACCGGAAGAACATGTCCATATCGCCCGCGTTCGAGGCCATGCGGATGCGGTCGCCAAGCACCGCGCCACCGGAAAACGGTGAGGACGGGTCGATGGCGATGACGCCAACGGTCTGGCCCCGCTCACGGTAGGTCGCTGCGACCTTGTCGACCAACGTGGACTTGCCCGCGCCGGGACTGCCCGTGACGCCGATAACGTCGGCTGTTCCAGTGTGCTGGTGGAGGTCGGAGATTATCTCCCGGTACCCCGTCGAGCGGTTCTCGATCTTCGTGATGACCCTGGCGAGGGCGCTGTGCTTGCCCGCGAGCAGGTCAGCGACGAGGTCGCTCATCGCTCGGGCGCGTTCTCGTGGATGTAATCGATCATCTCCTCCATCGACGCGCCCGGACCGAAGATTTCGTCGACACCCTGCCCGCGGAGTTCCTCCTGATCGTCGTCCGGGACGATGCCGCCGACGAGAATGAGACGGTCGTCGAACGCGTCGTACTCTTTCAG from Haloarcula rubripromontorii harbors:
- a CDS encoding alpha/beta fold hydrolase yields the protein MKLRKALGTVVGAVGATAAANRVLQSRAGAFEPMLDGEQGTYRWRGFNIAYTEAGDPSDPDLVLFHGINAAGSSHEFHTVFDTLAEDYHVIAPDLPGFGHTDRPPLLYSASLYTAFVRDFTADNSTDATVVASSLTGAYAASAAQEVDVKELVLVCPTDSSMGNRTVWLRSLLRAPVIGEAIYNLTVSKPSIRHFHADHGYYDMDNLTEDVVDYEWQSGHQPGARFAPASFVSGFLDPEDDLGETLASLDVPITLVWGEDADITPLSKGRDLAEQADAMLVVFGDSLLLPHVEHPGEFVDVVRDRVTSVTVEN
- the meaB gene encoding methylmalonyl Co-A mutase-associated GTPase MeaB, with the protein product MSDLVADLLAGKHSALARVITKIENRSTGYREIISDLHQHTGTADVIGVTGSPGAGKSTLVDKVAATYRERGQTVGVIAIDPSSPFSGGAVLGDRIRMASNAGDMDMFFRSMSARGSLGGLSTATTDAVTALDAFGKDKIIVETVGAGQNEVDIVRTADTVAVLVPPGSGDDVQMLKAGILEIGDVFVVNKADLDGADRTVQQLREMLQGQSGRPDSGHHGATELAADHGDAPADDADDVDDESETWDPPIVETVANRGEGVEDFLNALADHGEYLDRTGRREGQARERFAAEIRTLLREDANELLVGELDRRGGIEQYVDAVIERHTDPYTVVDEVLAPLRECLDERRD